From a region of the Arvicanthis niloticus isolate mArvNil1 chromosome 6, mArvNil1.pat.X, whole genome shotgun sequence genome:
- the Slc16a3 gene encoding monocarboxylate transporter 4, with product MGGAVVDEGPTGIKAPDGGWGWAVLFGCFIITGFSYAFPKAVSVFFKELMHEFGIGYSDTAWISSILLAMLYGTGPLCSVCVNRFGCRPVMLVGGLFASLGMVAASFCRSIIQIYLTTGVITGLGLALNFQPSLIMLNRYFNKRRPMANGLAAAGSPVFLCALSPLGQLLQDHYGWRGGFLILGGLLLNCCVCAALMRPLVAPQVGGGTEPRGPQRPSQHLLDLTVFRDRGFLIYAVAASIMVLGLFVPPVFVVSYAKDMGVPDTKAAFLLTILGFIDIFARPTAGFITGLKKVRPYSVYLFSFAMFFNGFTDLTGSTASDYGGLVVFCIFFGISYGMVGALQFEVLMAIVGTQKFSSAIGLVLLLEAVAVLIGPPSGGKLLDATKVYKYVFILAGAEVLTSSLVLLLGNFFCIGKRKRPEVTKPEEVASEEEKLHKPPVDVRVDSREVEHFLKAEPEKNGEVVHAPETSV from the exons ATGGGAGGAGCTGTGGTAGACGAGGGTCCCACCGGCATCAAGGCCCCTGatgggggctggggctgggctgtcCTCTTCGGGTGTTTCATCATCACGGGCTTCTCCTATGCCTTCCCCAAGGCAGTCAGCGTCTTTTTCAAGGAGCTCATGCATGAGTTTGGGATTGGCTACAGCGACACAGCCTGGATCTCCTCCATCCTGCTGGCCATGCTGTATGGCACAG GCCCgctctgcagtgtgtgtgtgaaccGCTTTGGCTGCCGGCCTGTCATGCTTGTGGGCGGCCTCTTTGCATCCCTGGGAATGGTGGCTGCCTCCTTCTGCAGAAGCATTATCCAGATCTACCTCACCACGGGGGTCATCACTG GTTTGGGTCTGGCTCTCAACTTCCAGCCCTCCCTCATCATGCTGAATCGATACTTCAACAAGCGTCGCCCCATGGCCAATGGGCTGGCAGCGGCAGGCAGTCCGGTGTTCCTTTGTGCACTGTCTCCACTGGGACAGTTGCTGCAGGATCACTATGGCTGGCGGGGTGGCTTCCTCATCCTGGGGGGCCTGCTGCTcaactgctgtgtgtgtgctgcgCTCATGAGACCACTGGTGGCACCCCAGGTGGGTGGAGGGACCGAGCCCCGTGGACCCCAGCGGCCGTCTCAGCACCTGCTAGACCTCACTGTCTTCCGAGACCGCGGCTTCCTCATCTATGCTGTGGCCGCCTCCATCATGGTGCTGGGGCTCTTTGTGCCTCCAGTCTTTGTGGTGAGCTACGCTAAGGATATGGGTGTGCCCGACACAAAGGCCGCCTTCCTTCTCACCATCCTGGGCTTCATCGACATCTTTGCCAGGCCCACGGCTGGTTTCATAACAGGGCTCAAGAAGGTGCGGCCCTACTCTGTCTACCTCTTCAGCTTTGCCATGTTCTTCAATGGCTTCACTGACCTGACAGGCTCCACGGCCAGTGACTATGGTGGCCTGGTGGTCTTTTGCATCTTCTTTGGCATCTCGTATGGCATGGTGGGAGCACTCCAGTTTGAGGTGCTCATGGCTATCGTGGGCACTCAGAAATTCTCCAGTGCCATTGGTCTCGTGCTGCTGTTGGAGGCCGTGGCTGTGCTCATCGGACCCCCGTCAGGAG GCAAGCTGCTGGATGCCACGAAAGTTTACAAGTATGTGTTCATCCTGGCGGGGGCGGAGGTGCTCACCTCCTCACTTGTGCTGCTGCTGGGCAACTTCTTCTGCATCGGGAAGAGGAAGAGGCCCGAGGTGACAAAGCCTGAGGAGGTGGCCTCAGAGGAGGAGAAGCTCCACAAGCCCCCTGTGGACGTGAGGGTGGACTCGAGGGAGGTGGAGCACTTCCTGAAGGCAGAGCCTGAGAAAAATGGGGAGGTGGTTCATGCCCCGGAAACCAGCGTGTGA